In Spirochaeta thermophila DSM 6578, the following proteins share a genomic window:
- a CDS encoding UTP--glucose-1-phosphate uridylyltransferase has protein sequence MQDDALIQKMRTAGIDPDLTYAILERVNAAGPEAAPAFELPSAGDPRIVDATQSLSLTLPRAAFLSRAEELSIPSSLIDRYGREAPVVLDDAALFLLGVALYPRTAYGVLNGGAATSYADLTRNRAFEPDLFEVYRTPFEAVAPRVKGSAKGACPAFYQEDTSGGPSFLALTLRNLLFCVALYRRMAEQWHTPLRGTVLPFFQMTSPATHEQVMAHLEELRGHPLLEELFAHTGYRVDPTLSAQQPLVAALTHREEGLPRRIFTRAYGKDGEVLPLPGGHGQNFMVLEGIYRRLHEEGFRFVYLTNVDNLGAFVEPRTLAYTAFSRAQASFEFSYKTPVDVKGGILVRAGEVLSCRDIGPAIPKEAVAAFEKEGRPVLFNCAIGLFDLTHLTAHLEHIIRTLPLRVSEQEKDAGRYAQAEQITWEVMDLIERPLVFGVDKFRRFLAAKLLLETFLTGGLHFGRSELEAFFASRPELARTARALSAGFRRVMEEAYGYVRTEGMWRPLRMDEALARMQAQGGIA, from the coding sequence GTGCAGGACGATGCCCTCATCCAGAAGATGCGCACGGCCGGAATCGACCCCGATCTCACCTACGCGATACTGGAGCGGGTGAACGCCGCCGGACCGGAGGCCGCCCCCGCCTTCGAGCTCCCCTCGGCCGGCGATCCACGCATCGTGGACGCCACCCAGTCCCTCTCCCTCACCCTCCCCCGCGCCGCATTCCTCTCCCGAGCAGAGGAACTGAGCATCCCCTCATCCCTCATCGATCGGTACGGGAGGGAAGCTCCGGTGGTGCTCGACGATGCGGCGCTCTTTCTCCTGGGCGTAGCCCTCTACCCCCGCACCGCCTACGGCGTGCTCAACGGAGGGGCAGCCACGAGCTATGCGGACCTCACGCGGAACCGGGCCTTCGAGCCCGACCTGTTCGAGGTCTACCGCACCCCCTTCGAGGCGGTCGCCCCCCGCGTGAAGGGGTCGGCCAAGGGGGCGTGCCCCGCCTTCTACCAGGAGGACACCTCGGGCGGGCCGAGCTTCCTGGCCCTCACCCTGCGCAACCTGCTCTTCTGTGTGGCCCTCTACCGGCGCATGGCAGAGCAGTGGCACACCCCCTTGAGGGGCACGGTGCTCCCTTTCTTCCAGATGACCAGTCCCGCGACCCACGAGCAGGTGATGGCACACCTCGAGGAGCTCAGAGGCCATCCCCTCCTCGAAGAACTCTTCGCGCATACAGGCTATCGCGTGGACCCCACCCTCTCCGCCCAGCAGCCCCTCGTGGCGGCCCTCACGCACCGCGAGGAGGGACTCCCGCGGCGGATCTTCACCCGGGCGTACGGGAAAGACGGCGAGGTCCTTCCCCTCCCGGGCGGCCACGGCCAGAACTTCATGGTCCTCGAAGGCATCTACCGGAGGCTCCACGAGGAGGGGTTCCGCTTCGTCTACCTCACCAACGTGGACAACCTGGGCGCCTTCGTGGAACCACGCACCCTCGCCTACACGGCCTTCTCCCGGGCCCAGGCCTCGTTCGAGTTCTCCTACAAGACCCCGGTGGACGTGAAGGGCGGCATCCTCGTCCGTGCAGGCGAGGTGCTCTCCTGCAGGGACATAGGCCCGGCCATTCCCAAAGAAGCCGTGGCCGCCTTCGAGAAGGAAGGCAGGCCGGTCCTCTTCAACTGCGCCATCGGGCTCTTCGACCTCACCCATCTCACCGCGCACCTCGAGCACATCATCCGCACGCTCCCCCTCAGGGTCTCCGAGCAGGAGAAGGACGCAGGGCGGTACGCCCAGGCCGAGCAGATCACCTGGGAGGTGATGGACCTCATCGAGCGGCCGCTCGTCTTCGGGGTGGACAAGTTCCGCAGGTTCCTCGCGGCAAAGCTCCTCCTCGAGACCTTCCTCACCGGCGGCCTCCACTTCGGCAGGTCCGAGCTCGAAGCCTTCTTCGCCTCCAGACCAGAGCTGGCCCGGACCGCGCGCGCCCTCTCCGCCGGCTTTAGGCGCGTGATGGAGGAGGCCTACGGCTACGTCCGCACCGAGGGGATGTGGCGGCCTCTCCGGATGGACGAGGCCCTCGCGCGGATGCAGGCGCAGGGAGGCATCGCATGA
- a CDS encoding glucokinase, with protein MKREWFSQHPPAGAVLLAADIGGTNTNIALFERQGGRLAMLAHWEFASRELANLEEALSQVIEDIQETLGTGIHIHGLCASGAGPVEENVCHLTNLPWIIDGEAIHRDLGVKTVVINDFSAICYGVPILERQAEEKLVPIPHTDGRIPPRRGVVRAVIGAGTGLGVGFLVEDRGEFHAYPSEGGHIDFPADDEDGDALRRYLASRYAPTPDAEAVVSGQGIANLFAFLVETGRIEQDETTRTILSHPPEDRPPLIARHRGSHEGCRRTMELFARLYGHVAAAFALTFLPTAGLYLAGGIAAKNIPLFLESSAFMEAFEANCRPNIRAVLSRIPVYIITDYSISLYGAAYAAGILIHD; from the coding sequence ATGAAGAGAGAATGGTTTTCGCAACACCCGCCTGCAGGGGCCGTGCTTCTCGCGGCCGACATCGGAGGAACCAACACCAACATCGCCCTCTTCGAGCGACAGGGCGGGCGACTCGCCATGCTCGCCCACTGGGAGTTCGCGAGCAGGGAACTCGCGAACCTGGAGGAAGCCCTCTCGCAGGTGATAGAGGACATCCAGGAGACCCTCGGGACAGGGATCCACATCCACGGGTTGTGCGCATCCGGCGCAGGACCGGTGGAGGAGAACGTGTGTCACCTCACCAACCTCCCCTGGATCATCGACGGCGAGGCCATACACAGGGATCTTGGGGTGAAGACGGTGGTCATCAACGACTTCTCGGCCATCTGCTACGGGGTACCCATCCTGGAGCGCCAGGCCGAGGAGAAGCTCGTGCCCATACCCCACACGGACGGGCGCATCCCTCCGAGGAGGGGGGTGGTGCGGGCCGTGATCGGAGCCGGGACCGGGCTCGGCGTGGGGTTCCTCGTGGAGGACAGGGGGGAGTTCCACGCCTATCCCTCCGAGGGGGGCCACATCGACTTTCCGGCCGATGATGAAGACGGGGATGCGCTCCGGCGCTACCTCGCCTCCCGCTACGCCCCCACGCCCGACGCCGAGGCGGTGGTCTCGGGACAGGGGATTGCCAACCTCTTCGCCTTCCTGGTGGAGACAGGCCGGATCGAGCAAGACGAGACCACCCGCACCATCCTCTCCCACCCCCCTGAAGACCGCCCCCCCCTCATCGCCCGGCACCGCGGCTCGCACGAGGGGTGCCGCCGCACCATGGAACTCTTCGCCCGCCTCTACGGGCACGTCGCCGCGGCCTTCGCCCTCACCTTCCTGCCCACCGCCGGCCTCTACCTCGCGGGCGGGATCGCGGCGAAGAACATCCCCCTCTTCCTGGAGAGCTCTGCCTTCATGGAGGCCTTCGAGGCGAACTGCAGACCCAACATCCGGGCGGTGCTCTCCCGCATCCCGGTGTACATCATCACCGACTACAGCATCTCGCTCTACGGTGCAGCCTACGCCGCAGGGATCCTCATCCATGACTGA
- a CDS encoding gamma carbonic anhydrase family protein, protein MLHAIGERVPRMDETAFVAWNAEVCGSVDLGPHASVWFGASVRADIAPITIGAHTNVQDNASVHVDVDLPVVIGSYVTIGHNAVIHGCTIGDGSLIGMGAVVLSGAVIGEESLVGAGALITEGKEFPPRSLILGSPARVMRSLTDEEVARIRQNALLYADLARSAREEYREVR, encoded by the coding sequence ATGCTGCATGCGATAGGAGAAAGGGTCCCCCGGATGGACGAGACCGCCTTCGTGGCGTGGAACGCAGAGGTGTGCGGGAGCGTGGATCTCGGCCCCCATGCCTCCGTGTGGTTCGGCGCCTCGGTCCGGGCCGATATCGCCCCCATCACCATTGGGGCCCATACCAATGTCCAGGACAACGCGAGTGTGCATGTGGACGTGGACCTTCCGGTGGTCATCGGCTCCTATGTGACGATAGGGCACAACGCGGTGATCCACGGGTGCACCATAGGGGACGGATCCCTCATCGGGATGGGCGCCGTGGTCCTGTCGGGCGCGGTCATCGGGGAGGAGAGCCTCGTGGGGGCAGGCGCCCTTATCACCGAGGGCAAGGAGTTCCCCCCCCGCTCGCTCATCCTGGGGAGCCCGGCCCGCGTGATGCGCTCCCTCACCGATGAGGAGGTGGCGCGCATCCGTCAAAACGCCCTCCTCTACGCCGATCTTGCCCGCTCTGCACGGGAGGAGTACCGCGAGGTGCGGTGA
- a CDS encoding ArsA family ATPase, which produces MKQAVFFLGKGGVGKTTTASAFAAGCATWGGMDVLAVSLDPAHNLGDVLGTSLRENPSKVGEHLSAMEIDVGKWIARYLASLRKELSSTYAYTSVASLDSYFSLLRYSPGTEEYALLWAIEEIVSRHQAYDLVVFDTPPTALTLRFLALPFLSEKWLEGLKGLRKAILERRQTVLRLDPEAPVRGARRPEEDQLYHRLLGLQRRLASLRELFLARSTVVLVVNPDELSLRESIRIREELAGLRIPIAVVCHNKAREADGVWERKIKSTFRSIPVVRIPFTEDETLHPDRLPVRELVDRIIDHVRKEQS; this is translated from the coding sequence ATGAAACAGGCCGTGTTCTTCCTCGGGAAGGGCGGGGTGGGAAAAACCACCACCGCCAGTGCCTTTGCTGCAGGATGCGCCACATGGGGAGGCATGGACGTGCTCGCCGTCTCCCTCGACCCCGCCCACAACCTGGGCGACGTGCTCGGCACATCGCTGCGCGAGAACCCCTCGAAGGTCGGAGAGCACCTCTCGGCCATGGAGATAGACGTGGGGAAGTGGATCGCCCGCTACCTCGCCTCGCTCAGGAAGGAACTCTCGAGCACCTACGCCTATACGAGTGTCGCATCCCTCGATTCCTACTTCTCTCTCCTCCGCTACTCTCCGGGTACCGAGGAGTATGCCCTGCTCTGGGCCATCGAGGAGATCGTGAGTCGACACCAGGCATACGACCTCGTGGTCTTCGATACCCCGCCTACGGCCCTCACCCTCAGATTCCTCGCCCTCCCCTTCCTCTCCGAGAAGTGGCTCGAGGGTCTCAAAGGCCTGCGCAAGGCCATCCTCGAGAGGAGGCAGACCGTCCTGAGGCTCGACCCGGAGGCTCCGGTACGGGGGGCCCGTAGACCAGAAGAAGACCAGCTCTACCACAGGCTCCTCGGACTCCAGCGGAGGCTCGCATCGCTGCGGGAGCTCTTCCTCGCCCGCAGCACCGTGGTCCTGGTGGTGAATCCTGACGAGCTGAGCCTCAGGGAGTCGATCCGCATCAGGGAAGAACTCGCAGGGCTGAGGATCCCCATCGCCGTGGTGTGCCACAACAAGGCGAGGGAAGCGGACGGCGTGTGGGAGAGGAAAATCAAGAGTACCTTTCGTAGTATCCCTGTAGTGCGGATACCCTTCACTGAAGACGAGACCCTCCATCCGGATCGGCTCCCGGTAAGGGAGCTGGTGGATCGGATCATCGACCACGTGCGCAAGGAGCAGTCATGA
- a CDS encoding carbon starvation protein A — protein MFSYGRNIQKRLLRSHEAPEAPAKRLYDGVDYVPTSKYVLFGHHFASIAGAGPITGPAMAVAWGWLPGLLWIWIGNVFIGAVHDYLSLTVSVRYDGRSVQYVAQDLIGKAAGKAFGWFILFLCILLVAAFGDIVAGQFASNPHLFPTFLFFCISAIFTGLIMYRTKVGIGYGSIIGAALIVVSFWLGSMVSIPATKTTWFLVIFVYIIIAASLPVNILLQPRDYLNSFLLYFGLLAGGIAALIGFSGFDSLPVYTSFSAKVIGGQPSPFWPTVPLVIACGALSGFHSLVASGTSSKQLREEKDALFVGYGGMLTEGFLSTLVIVSIATFGNEVFGDPAKVLAAGPLDRFVKSYGAMVSGTIPFLSASFMQLFAALWVSSFALTTLDTTNRLGRYILHELALPLKDRSPGLYGIFQNKWIASFVVAAIGLLLASSGGYTRLWPAFSGANQLIASIAMLTATIWVKKKLNPKYTNLVFIPAIFLWITVTAGLIWYEIVIVPTYFGDFTNALKVSTGIIVGTINIVMLILNVVIMVGFFRHFREQGASV, from the coding sequence ATTTTTTCGTACGGACGTAACATCCAGAAACGGCTGCTCAGATCGCACGAGGCACCCGAAGCGCCTGCGAAGAGGCTCTACGACGGGGTGGACTACGTGCCCACCAGCAAGTACGTGCTCTTCGGGCACCACTTCGCCTCCATCGCAGGGGCGGGTCCCATCACCGGTCCGGCCATGGCAGTGGCCTGGGGATGGCTCCCGGGCCTTCTGTGGATCTGGATCGGAAACGTCTTCATCGGTGCGGTCCACGACTACCTCTCGCTCACCGTCTCGGTGCGGTATGACGGGAGATCGGTTCAGTACGTGGCTCAGGATCTCATCGGCAAGGCGGCGGGAAAGGCCTTCGGATGGTTCATCCTGTTCCTGTGCATCCTCCTGGTCGCGGCCTTCGGAGACATCGTCGCAGGACAGTTCGCGAGCAATCCCCACCTCTTCCCCACCTTCCTTTTCTTCTGTATCTCCGCCATCTTCACCGGTCTCATCATGTACCGCACCAAGGTGGGCATAGGGTACGGATCCATCATCGGCGCGGCCCTCATCGTGGTCTCCTTCTGGCTCGGATCCATGGTCTCCATTCCAGCCACGAAGACCACCTGGTTCCTCGTGATCTTCGTGTACATCATCATCGCCGCCTCACTGCCGGTGAACATCCTCCTCCAGCCCAGGGACTACCTCAACAGCTTCCTCCTCTACTTCGGACTCCTCGCAGGAGGTATCGCCGCACTCATCGGGTTCTCGGGCTTCGACTCGCTTCCCGTCTACACCTCCTTCTCCGCCAAGGTGATAGGAGGACAACCGTCGCCCTTCTGGCCCACCGTGCCCCTGGTGATCGCCTGCGGCGCCCTCTCGGGATTCCACTCCCTGGTGGCCTCGGGTACCAGTTCGAAACAACTCAGGGAAGAGAAGGACGCCCTCTTCGTGGGTTACGGCGGCATGCTCACCGAGGGGTTCCTCTCGACACTGGTCATCGTCTCCATTGCCACCTTCGGGAACGAGGTGTTCGGCGATCCTGCGAAGGTGCTTGCGGCAGGGCCCCTCGACAGGTTCGTGAAGTCCTACGGGGCCATGGTGAGCGGCACCATTCCCTTCCTCTCGGCCAGTTTCATGCAGCTGTTCGCGGCCCTCTGGGTAAGCTCCTTCGCCCTCACCACGCTGGACACCACCAACAGGCTCGGACGATACATCCTCCACGAGCTCGCCCTCCCGCTCAAGGATCGCTCGCCCGGGCTCTACGGCATCTTCCAGAACAAGTGGATCGCCTCCTTCGTGGTGGCGGCCATCGGCCTGCTCCTCGCCTCCTCGGGCGGCTACACCAGGCTCTGGCCCGCCTTCTCGGGTGCGAACCAGCTCATCGCTTCCATCGCCATGCTTACCGCCACCATCTGGGTGAAGAAGAAGCTCAACCCCAAATATACCAACCTGGTCTTCATCCCGGCCATCTTCCTTTGGATCACGGTCACCGCCGGCCTCATCTGGTACGAAATCGTCATCGTACCCACGTACTTCGGCGACTTCACCAATGCCCTCAAGGTGAGTACGGGCATCATCGTGGGGACCATCAACATCGTGATGCTCATCCTCAACGTGGTGATCATGGTCGGCTTCTTCCGCCACTTCCGGGAACAGGGAGCCTCGGTATAA